The following are encoded together in the Armatimonadota bacterium genome:
- a CDS encoding type II secretion system F family protein: MTLFKYKVKDKAGKTIDGFMDANDEREASTRLREMGYFILNIQKESEPRAAGLSPLALFVRLFVNPIFASASPIQLAVFYRQFAAMVNSGMTIVQAISMLQKQGGSWVLRKIAREVLPLIQSGGKLSDSFSRYPWVFPELHISLLRAAEESGNLDKILERIAEYMEREVNVRRKLSIATFYPKILVVALIFIPNILILILGSLREYIKSCLNLLVPIIIVLLALWVASRILTQIVSFRYMIDVLKLTIPRVGSVVRMLALARFYRALAALYAAGVPAAQAVEHASKAAGNYYLTSKLNKAVPNLRQGRTLFESLERTYVIPPTALEMLRTGEQSGRVDSMLEKVAEYVESDAQVAVVQLTVVGSVLLFLGVAAYIGKIVVNFYSSYYSNILKH, from the coding sequence ATGACATTATTTAAGTACAAAGTCAAAGATAAAGCTGGCAAAACGATTGACGGCTTTATGGATGCGAACGACGAACGCGAAGCCTCGACTCGCCTGCGTGAAATGGGCTACTTTATACTCAATATCCAGAAAGAAAGCGAACCTAGGGCGGCAGGCTTGAGTCCCCTTGCGCTCTTTGTTCGATTGTTTGTTAATCCAATTTTCGCCAGTGCGTCTCCTATTCAGCTTGCTGTGTTTTATCGCCAATTCGCCGCAATGGTGAACTCTGGCATGACGATTGTCCAGGCGATTAGCATGCTTCAGAAACAAGGCGGGAGCTGGGTGTTAAGAAAAATTGCGCGCGAGGTCCTCCCGCTCATCCAATCTGGCGGCAAGCTTAGCGATTCTTTCTCACGCTATCCGTGGGTTTTTCCTGAGCTTCATATAAGCCTCCTGCGCGCCGCTGAAGAAAGCGGAAACCTCGACAAAATCCTCGAAAGAATCGCCGAATATATGGAGCGCGAGGTGAACGTTCGTCGAAAGCTCAGCATCGCTACTTTCTACCCGAAGATTCTTGTTGTTGCGCTTATCTTCATTCCCAACATTCTTATCCTCATTCTTGGAAGCCTTAGGGAATATATTAAATCGTGCCTGAACTTGCTTGTCCCGATTATCATCGTCTTGCTAGCCCTTTGGGTGGCTTCTAGAATCCTCACCCAAATTGTGTCCTTTAGGTACATGATTGATGTGCTTAAGCTCACCATTCCTAGGGTGGGGTCCGTTGTGAGAATGTTGGCTCTCGCAAGATTTTACCGCGCCCTCGCCGCGCTTTATGCCGCGGGCGTACCAGCGGCGCAAGCCGTCGAACATGCTTCGAAAGCCGCCGGAAATTATTATCTGACTTCCAAACTTAATAAGGCGGTTCCCAATCTAAGACAGGGCAGGACGCTCTTCGAATCGCTTGAGCGCACGTACGTTATACCTCCCACCGCGCTGGAAATGCTCAGGACCGGCGAGCAAAGCGGGAGGGTGGACTCGATGCTCGAGAAGGTGGCAGAATATGTGGAAAGCGACGCACAAGTTGCCGTCGTCCAGTTGACCGTTGTCGGCAGTGTGCTCTTGTTTCTAGGAGTTGCCGCTTATATTGGAAAAATTGTGGTCAATTTCTACTCAAGCTACTATTCAAATATACTCAAACACTAG
- a CDS encoding BMP family ABC transporter substrate-binding protein translates to MSRWTIFTIPLLILLFFLFCVSGCSKPKQAPSEGKLKAAVVTDVGGIGDMSFNAMAWEGLQRAGKDFGIEIKFLESKEQADYAPNLRKFAEQGYDIIFAVGFLMEDALAQVAPKFPKTKFAIIDGNAPNTSNAVALKFREEEGCFLAGALAGMVTKTGKIGFVGGMEVPLIKRFECGYKAGAMATHPGIKVFTAYTGRWDDPARGKELALSQFGRGADIVFHASGSCGLGVIEAAKLKGQGFFAIGVDADQDYIAPGRVLTSMMKRVDNAVYSTCKSVVMHTFKPGDRILGLKEGGVGLSPMKYTKQVLPPGTMDMIEELKQAIIEGKIKPPKTEKELKEFESTLPLKVSSRRQGGA, encoded by the coding sequence ATGAGTCGTTGGACTATTTTCACTATACCTCTTCTAATTTTGCTCTTCTTCTTATTTTGTGTTTCCGGTTGTTCAAAACCCAAACAAGCTCCCTCGGAAGGCAAACTAAAGGCCGCAGTGGTTACTGATGTTGGCGGCATTGGCGATATGTCATTCAATGCAATGGCTTGGGAAGGTCTTCAAAGAGCTGGAAAAGATTTTGGAATAGAAATAAAGTTTCTGGAATCAAAGGAACAAGCTGATTATGCACCAAACCTTCGGAAGTTCGCAGAACAAGGGTATGACATAATCTTTGCAGTTGGATTCCTAATGGAGGATGCTCTTGCCCAAGTTGCGCCAAAATTCCCTAAAACTAAGTTCGCAATCATCGATGGAAATGCACCTAATACCTCAAATGCAGTAGCGCTCAAGTTTCGCGAAGAGGAAGGCTGTTTTCTGGCTGGGGCATTGGCAGGAATGGTTACGAAGACGGGAAAAATTGGGTTCGTGGGTGGAATGGAAGTACCGCTAATAAAGCGCTTTGAGTGTGGCTACAAAGCTGGCGCAATGGCTACGCACCCGGGCATAAAGGTCTTTACAGCTTACACGGGAAGGTGGGATGATCCCGCACGCGGCAAGGAGCTTGCACTTTCGCAGTTCGGTAGGGGTGCAGATATTGTTTTTCATGCTTCTGGGTCTTGTGGCCTTGGTGTAATTGAGGCAGCAAAGCTAAAGGGGCAGGGCTTTTTTGCAATTGGTGTAGATGCAGACCAGGATTATATTGCGCCAGGAAGAGTACTCACGAGCATGATGAAGCGCGTGGATAATGCTGTTTACTCAACTTGCAAGTCAGTTGTCATGCATACTTTTAAGCCAGGCGATCGTATCCTGGGGTTAAAAGAGGGTGGAGTCGGCCTGAGCCCAATGAAGTATACAAAACAAGTTCTTCCGCCTGGCACGATGGATATGATTGAGGAGCTCAAACAGGCGATTATTGAAGGCAAAATCAAGCCGCCAAAGACCGAGAAAGAATTGAAAGAATTCGAATCTACGCTTCCTTTAAAAGTATCCTCTCGTCGCCAAGGCGGCGCGTAA
- a CDS encoding Gfo/Idh/MocA family oxidoreductase, producing MVGERKIKCAVVGYGGAFNMGKAHAQWMNDTGRMITVAACDINPERMEAAKRDFPNIQTYTDIDDMLKKSDAELVVIVTPHNTHAVLGLKAIEAGKHVVLEKPMCLTVEEATKMIEAAKKAGVTLTTFHNRRHDGDFMMIKEIIEKGLIGEVFHIEAFIGGYSKPGSWWRSDKEISGGCLYDWGAHFVDWILNLIPEKIENVTGFFHKRVWHDVTNEDQTQAIIRFRNGAMADLQVSNIARLPKPKFRILGTKGAIIDEWKGTLRLSTEIEGIPIDTEVKYKESTWHEYYPNLAAHLLDGAPLEVTPESSRRVIAVIETAEKSAKSGKAEPVPYE from the coding sequence ATGGTAGGCGAACGCAAGATTAAGTGTGCAGTCGTGGGATACGGCGGCGCATTCAACATGGGAAAAGCTCATGCACAGTGGATGAACGATACGGGGCGGATGATAACCGTTGCCGCCTGCGACATCAACCCTGAAAGGATGGAAGCGGCAAAGAGAGACTTTCCCAACATCCAAACTTACACCGACATCGACGATATGCTCAAGAAGAGCGACGCCGAGCTTGTCGTCATCGTTACCCCGCACAACACCCATGCCGTTCTAGGGCTAAAGGCAATCGAGGCAGGAAAGCACGTCGTTTTGGAAAAGCCCATGTGCCTCACTGTAGAAGAGGCAACCAAAATGATAGAAGCCGCTAAAAAAGCTGGTGTAACGCTCACAACGTTTCACAACAGGAGGCACGACGGCGACTTCATGATGATTAAGGAAATCATCGAAAAGGGCTTAATTGGAGAAGTCTTCCACATCGAGGCTTTTATTGGCGGCTACAGTAAACCCGGGTCTTGGTGGAGAAGCGACAAGGAGATTTCGGGTGGATGCCTGTACGACTGGGGTGCGCACTTTGTGGACTGGATACTCAACCTCATCCCCGAAAAAATAGAGAATGTTACTGGCTTTTTCCACAAGCGCGTTTGGCATGATGTAACTAACGAAGACCAGACGCAGGCGATTATCAGGTTTAGGAACGGGGCGATGGCGGATTTGCAGGTCTCCAACATCGCGCGGCTTCCGAAGCCAAAGTTTCGCATTCTCGGCACAAAAGGTGCAATTATTGACGAATGGAAAGGAACGCTTAGGCTTTCGACGGAGATTGAGGGCATCCCGATTGACACAGAGGTGAAGTACAAAGAAAGCACTTGGCACGAGTATTACCCGAATCTTGCCGCTCATCTTCTCGACGGCGCGCCGCTGGAGGTAACGCCCGAATCTTCTCGCCGCGTTATCGCCGTCATTGAAACTGCGGAGAAATCGGCAAAAAGCGGGAAGGCTGAGCCTGTACCGTATGAGTAG
- the panC gene encoding pantoate--beta-alanine ligase, whose translation MLILHTINEAREYISNARREGKKIGLVPTMGYFHEGHLSLMRRARVENDVVVVSLFVNPAQFGPNEDFARYPRDVDRDARLAEEVGVDVIFNPSVEEMYPEGYATFVNVEGITETLEGEFRPGHFRGVATVVLKLFNILPADRAYFGLKDYQQLLVVKKMVNDLNLPIEIVPMPIIREEDGLAMSSRNTYLNNEERRAAVVLYKALQYANELVKYGLTDGKRLEHEVEEYIRKEPLARIDYVAVRDPDNLAPVVEISKPVVLLLAVRIGSTRLIDNAVLPMD comes from the coding sequence ATGTTGATTCTGCACACAATCAACGAAGCAAGAGAATACATTTCGAACGCCCGTCGTGAAGGGAAGAAAATAGGCCTAGTGCCCACCATGGGCTACTTCCACGAGGGCCATCTTTCCCTCATGCGGCGCGCAAGGGTGGAAAACGATGTCGTAGTTGTTAGCCTCTTTGTCAACCCCGCCCAGTTCGGCCCGAACGAGGATTTCGCACGATACCCCCGCGATGTCGACCGCGACGCCCGCCTGGCTGAAGAGGTGGGGGTTGATGTAATCTTCAACCCATCTGTTGAGGAGATGTACCCCGAAGGTTATGCCACTTTTGTAAACGTGGAAGGCATTACCGAAACTTTGGAGGGCGAGTTCCGCCCAGGCCACTTTAGAGGAGTCGCAACCGTCGTGCTCAAGCTCTTTAACATCCTACCTGCCGACCGTGCTTACTTCGGGCTGAAAGACTATCAACAGCTTCTTGTCGTTAAGAAAATGGTGAACGACCTCAATCTACCCATTGAGATTGTTCCCATGCCAATCATCCGCGAAGAAGACGGCCTTGCGATGTCTTCTAGGAACACGTACCTAAATAATGAGGAGCGCCGCGCCGCCGTTGTCCTCTACAAGGCTCTCCAATACGCAAATGAGCTTGTCAAATACGGGCTCACAGACGGAAAGCGGCTTGAGCACGAGGTTGAAGAATACATCCGCAAAGAACCTCTTGCGCGCATAGACTATGTTGCCGTCCGCGACCCCGACAACCTCGCGCCCGTGGTGGAAATCTCAAAGCCTGTTGTCCTCCTCCTCGCAGTCCGCATCGGAAGTACAAGGCTCATCGACAACGCAGTGCTCCCCATGGATTAG
- a CDS encoding DnaJ domain-containing protein: MHGKRNYYEILGVPRSATPEQIKRRYRYLVRQYHPDVAKDKAAAKAAFIEITEAYQTLSNPDRRIIYDAQLDAEMMRVPPRREPPPPHGAQQHGKTYAESSDITRLFMEAERAFATAQFRTAANICRQIISIDRRHIRAHLMLANIYRMQGRIDEAIAMYTMVLQLDPRNAEAEALLRKLARTRKPGVSGVKSIEQQVAFRIGLNLIGVSIAGILFILLSISAEPPLQVLAQYLPFIGKWNTMLIAVLLINGVIFGFLLALNDWVGRIDDELVFQSIYVGGSRPMNYPIGLLLVLINFFNFYLAAFIYILFGSFQESISKSVARAFAATFILVAIAAIMYSVGRSQVLMFGGNLAFPAILIGWGIGDTFRPGW; this comes from the coding sequence ATGCATGGCAAGCGAAATTACTACGAAATCCTAGGAGTGCCAAGGTCGGCGACGCCCGAACAAATCAAGCGCCGCTACCGTTACCTCGTCCGCCAGTACCATCCCGACGTTGCGAAAGACAAAGCGGCGGCGAAGGCCGCTTTCATCGAAATCACCGAAGCTTATCAAACGCTCAGCAATCCGGATAGGCGCATTATCTACGACGCACAGCTCGATGCCGAAATGATGCGCGTGCCTCCCCGCAGAGAGCCGCCGCCCCCTCACGGGGCTCAACAGCACGGCAAAACTTATGCCGAATCCTCGGATATTACTCGGCTCTTCATGGAAGCAGAACGTGCATTCGCTACCGCCCAGTTTCGCACCGCCGCCAACATTTGCAGGCAAATTATCTCAATTGACAGGCGGCACATCCGAGCTCACCTCATGTTGGCAAACATTTACCGCATGCAGGGACGCATTGATGAGGCTATCGCAATGTATACCATGGTCCTCCAACTCGATCCCCGAAATGCGGAAGCCGAGGCGCTCTTGAGGAAACTTGCCCGCACTAGGAAGCCCGGCGTTAGCGGCGTTAAGTCAATCGAACAGCAAGTCGCCTTCAGAATAGGGCTGAATCTAATCGGCGTTTCGATTGCTGGCATCTTATTCATCCTGCTGTCTATCTCCGCCGAACCCCCACTGCAAGTGCTGGCGCAGTATCTGCCTTTTATTGGCAAGTGGAACACCATGCTTATCGCGGTCTTGCTGATTAATGGAGTGATATTTGGCTTTCTTCTCGCCCTAAATGACTGGGTTGGCCGCATTGACGACGAATTGGTATTCCAATCCATCTACGTTGGCGGAAGCCGCCCGATGAATTATCCGATTGGGCTCCTTTTGGTTCTTATTAACTTCTTCAATTTCTACCTTGCGGCATTTATTTATATTTTGTTTGGCTCCTTTCAAGAAAGCATTTCGAAGAGTGTTGCGCGGGCTTTCGCCGCCACTTTTATTTTGGTGGCGATTGCGGCTATAATGTATTCAGTTGGCAGAAGCCAGGTCTTGATGTTTGGAGGCAACCTGGCGTTTCCTGCCATCTTGATTGGCTGGGGAATTGGGGACACATTCCGTCCCGGCTGGTAG
- the panB gene encoding 3-methyl-2-oxobutanoate hydroxymethyltransferase — MNGSTVTTQTLIKMKRAGEKITCLTAYDFSMAKLMDAAGVDVILVGDSLGQVVLGYETTLPVTMDDMLHHVKAVVRGVRRAMVVADMPFMSFQLGPDEALRNAARFAKEAGAITPPLEAGRPATEALTLAVKLEGGGQNVIDAVKKIVDAGIPVMGHLGMLPMSAAVFGGPRVHGRTEEEAEKIMRDAIALQDAGVFAIVLEKVPRELAKQITEALSVPTIGIGAGPHCDGQVLVSYDMLGLYGVKFKHVKEYVHLFETVMNAFKTYIEEVKSGKFPGPEHSS, encoded by the coding sequence ATGAACGGGTCCACGGTAACTACGCAAACCTTAATAAAAATGAAGCGCGCGGGGGAGAAAATTACATGCCTCACCGCGTACGATTTCTCCATGGCAAAGCTAATGGATGCCGCAGGGGTGGATGTAATTCTCGTCGGGGATTCCTTGGGTCAAGTCGTGTTGGGCTACGAGACAACGCTCCCTGTAACTATGGATGACATGCTCCACCACGTCAAAGCAGTCGTCCGAGGAGTTAGACGTGCGATGGTTGTCGCTGATATGCCGTTTATGAGCTTCCAACTGGGCCCGGACGAAGCTCTTCGGAATGCGGCCCGATTTGCAAAAGAGGCGGGCGCCATCACACCGCCCTTGGAGGCTGGCAGACCCGCTACCGAGGCTCTTACTCTTGCCGTGAAGCTCGAAGGCGGTGGGCAGAACGTGATTGATGCCGTTAAGAAAATTGTTGACGCGGGGATTCCCGTGATGGGACACCTTGGCATGCTTCCGATGTCGGCCGCTGTATTCGGCGGTCCGCGGGTGCACGGCCGTACAGAAGAGGAGGCAGAGAAGATTATGAGGGACGCCATTGCTCTACAAGACGCCGGCGTTTTTGCAATTGTCTTGGAAAAGGTGCCCCGCGAGCTGGCAAAGCAAATAACAGAGGCGCTTTCGGTTCCCACTATTGGCATCGGCGCGGGTCCGCACTGCGACGGCCAAGTGCTGGTCTCCTACGATATGCTCGGCTTGTACGGCGTCAAGTTTAAGCATGTCAAGGAATATGTCCACCTTTTCGAAACCGTTATGAATGCATTCAAAACGTACATCGAGGAAGTGAAGTCGGGTAAATTCCCAGGCCCTGAGCACAGCTCGTAG
- the selB gene encoding selenocysteine-specific translation elongation factor: protein MKRIIIGTAGHVDHGKTTLIKALTGIDTDRLKEEKERGMTIDLGFAMLNLPNGLRVGIVDVPGHERFIKNMLAGAGGVDVALMVIAANESVMPQTMEHLDILRLLDVKHGVIALTKVDLVEPEFLEIVKEDICSRLANTFLEDAQIIPVSVMTNVGIPELLSALEDVCSRVPQRDSLGPFRVPIDRVFTVTGFGTVVTGTLVSGTVRTGDAAEILPKGINTRIRGIQVHGQKVEAAEAGSRVALNLAGVELPDIERGDVCATPGILKASKLLDLKLTLLKNIPKPLANRARVRFHIGTAEVIGRIVLLDRDEVGAGEEAFAQFRAETPVVAMKNDRFVIRTYSPMLTIGGGIIIESSARRHKRFDESVIALLEETSSGTPFATIEQILKRADAGITPAEIIKSSELTSLDIQELLEKLKAAGHVIELESGRLFHASVIASYADKIYKSLVDYHSRHALKLGMQKEELRRTACKLLDNKTFTALLTKLMNEGKINMSEALISLPDYSPKLNSKQQAACEFIISELRRTGLNAPSDDELLQGTGLPIVEAKEIMELLVHRGEVIKITDGLYLHPSVVSQAEKLIREYLEKNGKLTVAQARDILGSSRKYIIPLMEYFDKKRITRRLGDERILLKEA, encoded by the coding sequence ATGAAAAGGATAATCATCGGCACAGCTGGACACGTAGACCACGGAAAAACCACGCTCATCAAGGCGCTAACGGGCATAGACACTGACCGCCTCAAAGAAGAGAAAGAGCGCGGGATGACGATTGACCTTGGATTCGCGATGCTCAATCTCCCAAATGGCTTGCGAGTTGGCATCGTTGACGTTCCTGGGCACGAGCGGTTCATCAAGAACATGCTTGCGGGCGCTGGCGGAGTTGACGTTGCGCTCATGGTAATCGCCGCAAATGAATCCGTTATGCCGCAGACCATGGAACACCTCGATATTCTCCGCCTTCTTGATGTGAAGCACGGCGTAATTGCGCTCACAAAGGTTGACCTTGTCGAGCCTGAGTTCCTCGAAATTGTAAAGGAAGACATCTGCAGTCGGCTGGCGAACACTTTTCTCGAAGACGCTCAGATTATACCTGTCTCTGTGATGACCAATGTTGGAATCCCCGAACTTCTTTCAGCGCTGGAGGACGTTTGCAGTCGTGTGCCGCAACGGGATTCCCTTGGTCCGTTTCGCGTGCCTATTGACCGCGTTTTCACAGTAACAGGGTTCGGCACGGTCGTCACGGGGACGCTTGTATCGGGCACGGTTAGGACAGGCGATGCCGCTGAAATTCTCCCAAAGGGAATTAACACAAGGATTCGCGGCATCCAGGTTCACGGACAAAAAGTGGAGGCGGCAGAAGCAGGAAGCAGGGTTGCGCTGAATCTCGCTGGGGTTGAACTTCCGGACATCGAGCGCGGCGACGTTTGCGCGACCCCTGGGATTTTAAAGGCTTCCAAGTTGCTTGACCTAAAGCTGACTCTCCTAAAGAACATCCCAAAGCCGCTTGCAAATAGAGCGCGCGTGAGGTTTCATATTGGAACGGCGGAAGTAATTGGGAGGATTGTTCTTCTTGACCGCGATGAGGTCGGGGCAGGCGAAGAAGCATTCGCCCAGTTTAGAGCGGAGACTCCTGTAGTAGCAATGAAAAATGACCGCTTTGTAATCCGCACTTATTCACCAATGCTTACAATCGGCGGAGGAATTATCATTGAATCGTCAGCACGAAGGCACAAACGCTTTGACGAGTCAGTTATTGCACTGCTTGAAGAAACCAGCTCCGGTACACCATTTGCGACGATTGAGCAAATTCTCAAGCGTGCCGACGCTGGAATAACCCCTGCAGAAATAATTAAGAGTTCTGAACTTACATCTCTAGACATTCAGGAACTGCTAGAAAAACTGAAAGCCGCTGGTCATGTCATTGAGCTTGAAAGCGGACGCCTATTTCATGCCTCGGTCATTGCCTCATATGCCGATAAGATTTACAAATCGCTTGTTGATTACCATTCTCGCCACGCGCTTAAACTAGGAATGCAAAAGGAAGAGCTCCGAAGAACCGCATGTAAACTTCTTGACAACAAAACATTTACGGCTCTTCTCACCAAACTCATGAACGAAGGGAAAATAAATATGTCGGAGGCACTAATCTCGCTGCCCGACTATTCGCCAAAGCTCAACTCCAAACAGCAGGCGGCTTGTGAATTCATTATTTCAGAACTACGGCGCACAGGTTTGAACGCTCCCTCAGACGATGAACTTCTTCAAGGAACTGGACTGCCGATTGTGGAAGCAAAGGAGATAATGGAACTGCTCGTACACCGGGGTGAGGTCATAAAGATTACCGATGGGCTTTACCTTCATCCGTCGGTTGTTAGCCAAGCAGAAAAGCTTATTCGCGAATACCTTGAGAAGAATGGCAAGCTGACTGTTGCCCAAGCGCGTGATATCCTTGGCTCATCGCGGAAGTATATTATTCCGTTAATGGAATACTTTGACAAAAAGCGCATTACGCGCCGCCTTGGCGACGAGAGGATACTTTTAAAGGAAGCGTAG
- the folK gene encoding 2-amino-4-hydroxy-6-hydroxymethyldihydropteridine diphosphokinase, giving the protein MATVFLGLGSNLGDREANIRMALNKLESQPEVKVRAVSSFYLTAPVGFRDQPDFVNAVAAIETDLSPKELLDVVLKIEREMGRVRNFKWGPRIIDIDILLYNNVRVNTDELVIPHPRMTERAFVMAPLAEIAPDLALPDGRTPNDVLKELKNQSVRKLSEVR; this is encoded by the coding sequence TTGGCGACCGTTTTCCTTGGACTCGGGTCGAACCTTGGCGATAGAGAGGCCAACATCCGTATGGCTCTCAACAAACTCGAATCACAGCCTGAGGTGAAAGTTCGCGCCGTCTCCTCCTTTTACCTAACTGCACCCGTCGGCTTTCGAGACCAGCCAGACTTCGTGAATGCTGTCGCCGCCATTGAAACAGACCTGTCGCCAAAGGAACTGCTCGACGTCGTATTGAAAATTGAGCGGGAGATGGGGAGAGTACGCAATTTCAAATGGGGACCAAGAATAATAGACATCGATATTCTTTTATATAATAATGTCAGAGTGAACACGGACGAGCTTGTTATACCACACCCGCGCATGACTGAGCGGGCGTTCGTAATGGCGCCGCTTGCGGAAATTGCACCCGACCTTGCGTTGCCCGACGGACGCACTCCAAACGACGTCCTCAAGGAGTTGAAGAATCAAAGCGTGCGCAAGCTTTCGGAGGTCCGTTGA
- a CDS encoding type II secretion system F family protein produces the protein MPLFRYEVADKSGKILRGVMNASSEAEVRHRLSTQGFQVRLIVQPPGQQAQPPQQVQRASLASFPRRRTTAPPSEMAVFFRGLASFLVAGVSVHEALIRIANQTPKKSVRFIAQRMASRVQSGEKLSQAMEGFPKAFPPHVIGVVAAGELGGFLPIVVGDIANDYEIANKAVNFYFKIGCWLGWLNAFGLILFALLPPMIFSPGVTNVFEGIAKWWHFTWMRMLPIMLVIILGYYGILFILRRPGLRRVRHSLLLMVPIAGHASKLRSIAGFTRILWRLLKAGILPITAWEAASAAAENEVIASDLRKQVSVLRSGMKLSEALAATGYLTDKHQRILIMGEQTGQIVDMLEKVVVHYEEAAVAAANAVKWAGLHVCILFNLIVFGIVSACVVSQTYSNMFDWVDWLFK, from the coding sequence ATGCCGCTGTTTAGATATGAGGTTGCAGATAAGTCGGGGAAGATTCTAAGAGGTGTAATGAATGCCTCTTCCGAAGCAGAGGTCCGGCATCGTCTGAGCACTCAGGGCTTTCAAGTTAGGCTGATAGTCCAACCGCCAGGCCAGCAGGCGCAACCGCCTCAGCAGGTTCAAAGAGCTAGTTTGGCTTCTTTTCCTAGGCGGCGGACAACGGCGCCACCATCTGAGATGGCGGTTTTTTTTAGAGGTCTAGCTTCTTTTCTAGTTGCTGGCGTTAGCGTTCACGAAGCTCTTATTAGAATCGCTAATCAAACCCCGAAGAAAAGCGTTCGTTTCATTGCTCAGCGAATGGCGAGCCGCGTCCAATCCGGCGAAAAGCTTAGCCAAGCAATGGAAGGGTTTCCCAAGGCGTTCCCACCACATGTCATCGGCGTAGTAGCAGCCGGCGAACTTGGCGGCTTCCTGCCAATCGTAGTAGGCGACATTGCTAATGATTATGAGATTGCTAACAAAGCGGTAAACTTTTATTTCAAAATAGGTTGCTGGCTTGGCTGGTTAAATGCTTTTGGGTTGATTCTTTTTGCCCTGCTTCCCCCAATGATATTCTCCCCAGGGGTGACAAACGTATTCGAGGGAATCGCTAAGTGGTGGCATTTCACGTGGATGCGCATGCTCCCAATAATGCTGGTCATCATTCTCGGCTATTATGGTATATTGTTTATTCTCCGCCGCCCTGGCCTGAGACGTGTTAGACACTCCCTGCTTTTAATGGTGCCAATCGCCGGCCACGCAAGTAAGCTCCGCTCAATCGCTGGATTCACGCGGATACTTTGGCGTCTCCTGAAGGCAGGCATTCTCCCCATTACCGCATGGGAAGCGGCATCCGCGGCCGCCGAGAATGAAGTCATCGCATCTGATTTGCGCAAGCAGGTCAGCGTTCTTCGGTCTGGCATGAAGCTAAGCGAAGCCCTCGCCGCAACTGGTTACTTAACTGACAAACATCAGCGCATCTTGATAATGGGTGAACAAACTGGGCAAATTGTAGATATGCTCGAGAAAGTCGTTGTCCACTATGAGGAAGCGGCGGTGGCGGCCGCGAACGCGGTGAAATGGGCTGGCTTGCACGTTTGCATTCTTTTCAATCTAATTGTATTTGGGATCGTCTCGGCATGCGTTGTCAGCCAAACATATAGCAATATGTTTGACTGGGTGGATTGGCTGTTCAAATAA